The following proteins are encoded in a genomic region of Methanoculleus oceani:
- a CDS encoding NAD(P)/FAD-dependent oxidoreductase, which produces MENGPRGAILQRDGASYAIVPRTPAGIVSPEHLKSIIKVVRRYDIPVIKMTSGQRMVLVGIKEEDIESIWNELGMTVGQATAPCVHYVQACPGTVTCKYGKQDSLGLGLEVEELYQEMDLPAKLKMGISGCPRCCGESYLRDIGIVGNAKGWTVVFGGNSGGRPRIGDLAAKDLTREEALDLVRRLLEYYRENARPGERTARFVERVGFDAVKKDVLTFAPYIPLDSV; this is translated from the coding sequence ATGGAAAACGGACCCAGGGGAGCAATCCTCCAGAGAGACGGCGCGTCATACGCGATCGTGCCGAGAACGCCCGCAGGAATCGTCAGCCCGGAGCACCTGAAGAGCATCATCAAGGTCGTCAGGCGCTACGACATTCCCGTCATCAAGATGACGTCGGGGCAGCGAATGGTGCTCGTGGGCATCAAAGAAGAGGACATCGAGAGCATCTGGAACGAACTCGGGATGACCGTGGGCCAGGCGACCGCGCCCTGCGTCCATTACGTCCAGGCATGCCCGGGGACGGTGACCTGCAAGTACGGCAAGCAGGACTCCCTGGGCCTCGGGCTCGAGGTCGAGGAACTCTACCAGGAGATGGACCTGCCGGCAAAACTCAAGATGGGGATCTCCGGGTGCCCCCGGTGCTGCGGCGAGAGTTACCTCCGGGATATCGGCATCGTCGGAAACGCGAAAGGCTGGACGGTCGTCTTCGGGGGCAACTCCGGCGGCCGCCCCCGGATCGGCGATCTTGCCGCAAAGGATCTCACCAGAGAGGAGGCGCTCGACCTGGTCCGCCGGCTGCTCGAGTACTACCGCGAGAACGCCAGACCGGGAGAGCGGACCGCACGGTTCGTCGAGCGGGTCGGCTTTGACGCCGTCAAAAAGGACGTCCTGACCTTCGCCCCCTACATACCGCTGGATTCTGTCTGA
- a CDS encoding TrmB family transcriptional regulator, which yields MDDLIRSLTALGLTEYEARVYAVLVGIGEGSARQVHEASGVPRPRVYDIAEGLAGRGFITVRRGNPHVYIPAEPAVVIHHLKSAVDAAATAAVQGLDALSLDARSKNSPIWYVQGEWSIRRHAESLASGVTRDLAVVCLDYREIGEFARLIADASREHPVSVLLPNGKRGIRKPLGDASLYVPKPFCTFFQENIFEKIYCGPIPVDGSAFLLDYIFIADDRVCMIVYREDGVRNAVVITLPFISCVQRQFVNRMIANADCIDGPPGDGAGLRPSSP from the coding sequence ATGGACGACCTGATCCGGAGCCTCACGGCGCTCGGGCTGACGGAGTACGAAGCCCGGGTCTACGCCGTCCTTGTCGGGATCGGGGAGGGGAGCGCCCGCCAGGTTCACGAGGCCAGCGGCGTCCCGCGCCCCAGGGTCTACGACATCGCCGAAGGGCTTGCCGGCCGGGGTTTCATCACCGTCCGGCGAGGGAACCCCCACGTCTACATCCCGGCCGAGCCCGCCGTCGTCATCCACCACTTAAAAAGTGCCGTCGACGCCGCGGCGACGGCGGCGGTGCAGGGTCTTGACGCCCTCTCGCTCGACGCCCGGTCGAAGAACTCGCCGATCTGGTACGTGCAGGGGGAGTGGAGTATCCGGCGCCACGCCGAATCGCTCGCTAGCGGCGTCACCCGCGACCTCGCCGTCGTCTGCCTGGATTACCGGGAGATCGGCGAGTTCGCCCGGCTGATCGCCGATGCGTCGAGGGAGCACCCCGTAAGCGTCCTCCTTCCGAACGGGAAGCGCGGGATCAGAAAGCCGCTCGGAGATGCCTCCCTCTACGTCCCGAAGCCGTTCTGCACCTTCTTCCAGGAGAACATCTTTGAGAAGATCTACTGCGGGCCGATCCCTGTGGACGGGTCGGCGTTCCTGCTCGACTACATCTTCATCGCCGACGACCGGGTCTGCATGATCGTCTACCGCGAAGACGGGGTCAGGAACGCCGTCGTTATCACCCTGCCGTTCATCTCCTGCGTCCAGCGGCAGTTCGTCAACCGGATGATCGCGAACGCCGACTGCATCGACGGCCCGCCGGGAGACGGGGCCGGTCTGCGGCCCTCGTCCCCGTAA